One genomic window of Ilyobacter polytropus DSM 2926 includes the following:
- the miaB gene encoding tRNA (N6-isopentenyl adenosine(37)-C2)-methylthiotransferase MiaB, with protein sequence MKKKAAIITYGCQMNVNESAKIKRILQDMGYDITEDVSESDAVFLNTCTVREGAATQIYGKLGELKHIKEKRGMIIGVTGCFAQEQGEELAKKVKAIDIVMGNQNIGKIPQAIEKIESGDFKYVIYVGDEDELPPRLDADFDSKKTSYSTITYGCNNFCTYCIVPYVRGRERSVPMDQLLDEIKGFVEKGSKEIILLGQNVNSYGKDFENKDNFAKLLEEICKIEGEFIVRFMSPHPRDFTDELIEVIAKNDKIARSMHLPIQAGSSRVLGLMNRGYKKEEYIALAEKIKRSIPGSSITTDVIVGFPGETEEDFLDTIDVAKRVKFENAYMFMYSPRKGTKAAEMDGQIDQKTKKERLHRLIEVQNAISKEQSVSYIGSIQRVLAEGPSRKNPDVMCARTSTNKVVLFKGDPELEGEFINLKITDANTWTLYGDIVE encoded by the coding sequence ATGAAGAAAAAAGCTGCAATTATAACATATGGTTGTCAAATGAATGTAAATGAAAGTGCAAAAATAAAAAGAATATTACAGGATATGGGATATGATATCACAGAAGATGTAAGTGAATCAGATGCTGTGTTTCTGAATACATGTACAGTGAGAGAGGGAGCTGCCACTCAAATATATGGTAAATTAGGAGAATTAAAGCATATAAAAGAAAAAAGAGGAATGATAATAGGTGTTACTGGATGTTTCGCTCAGGAGCAGGGAGAGGAACTTGCAAAAAAAGTTAAGGCAATAGACATAGTTATGGGTAACCAGAACATAGGAAAAATACCACAGGCTATTGAAAAAATAGAGTCAGGAGATTTTAAATATGTCATCTATGTAGGAGATGAGGATGAACTTCCTCCGAGGCTAGATGCAGATTTTGATTCTAAAAAAACATCCTATTCTACAATTACCTACGGATGTAACAACTTTTGTACTTACTGCATCGTCCCATATGTTAGGGGAAGAGAAAGATCTGTTCCAATGGACCAACTCTTAGATGAGATAAAAGGTTTTGTAGAAAAAGGTTCTAAGGAGATTATACTTCTAGGTCAAAATGTAAACTCCTACGGAAAAGATTTTGAAAACAAAGATAACTTTGCAAAACTTTTAGAGGAAATATGCAAAATAGAAGGAGAGTTTATAGTTAGATTTATGTCTCCCCATCCCAGAGATTTCACAGATGAGCTGATAGAGGTCATAGCTAAAAATGATAAAATAGCAAGATCGATGCATCTTCCTATTCAGGCTGGATCTTCTAGAGTTTTAGGACTTATGAACAGAGGATATAAAAAGGAAGAGTATATAGCTCTTGCAGAAAAGATAAAAAGATCTATTCCTGGAAGTTCTATAACCACAGATGTTATTGTGGGATTCCCTGGAGAAACAGAGGAAGATTTCTTAGATACAATTGATGTGGCTAAAAGAGTAAAGTTTGAGAATGCCTATATGTTTATGTATTCACCTAGAAAAGGCACTAAGGCTGCTGAAATGGATGGGCAGATTGACCAGAAGACAAAAAAAGAAAGACTTCATAGACTTATAGAGGTACAAAATGCTATTTCTAAAGAGCAAAGTGTGAGTTATATAGGCTCTATACAGAGAGTATTGGCAGAAGGCCCTAGCAGAAAAAACCCTGATGTAATGTGTGCAAGAACATCTACCAATAAAGTCGTTCTATTTAAAGGCGACCCTGAGTTAGAAGGAGAGTTTATAAACTTAAAGATAACAGATGCAAATACTTGGACTCTTTACGGGGATATAGTAGAATAA
- a CDS encoding TSUP family transporter, with product MEIVILGIGMFAAGFIDSIAGGGGLISVPALLMTGMPPHMALGTNKMAAALGSFTSSYEFFKSNKLNKQLLKMLIPFAFMGAVLGVVTVQYISPKILEILIPFMIFAVAIYTVISKKVGMSNEYAGIDSKNGFLGKLLTSALGFYDGFFGPGTGTFFMFGLVKIFKFDFTVATANTKVLNFTTGFAALLTFIFNGQVNLKYGAISAIFIIVGSKMGSKMAIKNGARFIKPIFVIMSLVMAFKMAINF from the coding sequence ATGGAAATAGTTATTCTGGGAATTGGAATGTTTGCAGCTGGATTTATAGATTCTATCGCTGGAGGAGGAGGACTCATAAGTGTACCTGCACTTTTAATGACAGGAATGCCTCCCCACATGGCTTTGGGGACAAATAAAATGGCAGCCGCTTTAGGTAGTTTTACAAGTAGTTATGAATTTTTTAAAAGCAATAAGTTAAACAAGCAGTTACTTAAAATGCTTATTCCTTTTGCATTTATGGGAGCTGTTTTAGGAGTGGTAACTGTCCAGTATATTTCACCTAAGATTCTGGAGATACTGATTCCTTTTATGATTTTTGCAGTTGCAATATATACGGTGATATCAAAAAAAGTTGGGATGTCAAATGAATATGCAGGAATAGACAGTAAAAACGGTTTTCTCGGAAAACTGCTTACATCGGCTCTAGGGTTTTACGACGGATTTTTCGGACCTGGTACAGGTACATTTTTTATGTTCGGACTTGTAAAAATATTTAAATTTGACTTTACTGTTGCCACTGCAAATACAAAAGTTTTAAATTTTACAACTGGATTTGCAGCTCTTTTGACATTTATATTTAATGGTCAGGTAAATTTAAAATATGGTGCTATTTCGGCAATCTTTATAATTGTAGGTTCTAAAATGGGGTCTAAGATGGCCATAAAAAATGGAGCTAGATTTATAAAACCTATTTTTGTGATTATGTCTTTAGTGATGGCATTTAAAATGGCTATTAACTTTTAA
- a CDS encoding sodium:calcium antiporter, which yields MIYIFVFFVLAYIIIMAGKKLSICGDKIGEEMGLEKSWVGIIMLASITSLPELITSASSTLMGNPDMAISNIFGSNLFNIFIIFILDVFFIKNSFSSSISMKNYLSAFFSILLTTIFLLGFVLGEITIFKVSFISIILFILYFVAIKLIYEFEHNYDFNDPDEINPEDSIIMNMNQAKKGFVISGLTVITTGIALTYVADKIANTPIFGISLGESFVGVILLALATSLPELTVSIQAIRMGSFNMAAGNILGSNIFNITIVFIADLLYRKGSIFQSLTEFHIISSVMSLVVLMVFMIGVLFRKKKIKIDSWIIGVVYILAMYILYLKRY from the coding sequence ATGATTTATATCTTTGTATTTTTTGTTTTGGCATATATAATAATAATGGCAGGGAAAAAGCTAAGTATCTGCGGAGACAAAATAGGTGAGGAAATGGGCCTTGAAAAAAGCTGGGTAGGGATAATAATGCTAGCATCGATAACATCACTTCCAGAGCTTATTACCAGTGCAAGCTCAACCCTTATGGGAAATCCAGATATGGCAATTTCAAATATTTTCGGAAGCAACCTTTTTAATATTTTCATAATATTTATTCTGGATGTCTTCTTTATAAAAAATTCTTTTTCATCTTCAATAAGTATGAAGAATTATTTGAGTGCTTTTTTTTCTATCCTTCTGACAACTATTTTTCTGTTGGGTTTTGTTTTAGGTGAGATTACGATATTTAAAGTCAGTTTTATATCAATAATTTTGTTTATATTATATTTTGTTGCAATTAAACTTATATATGAATTTGAACATAATTATGATTTTAATGATCCAGATGAGATAAACCCTGAAGATTCCATCATCATGAATATGAATCAGGCAAAAAAAGGCTTTGTAATAAGTGGACTAACGGTAATAACTACAGGAATTGCTTTAACCTATGTGGCTGATAAAATAGCTAATACCCCTATTTTTGGAATTAGCCTAGGGGAGAGTTTCGTAGGAGTCATACTGCTAGCCCTGGCAACATCCCTTCCTGAGCTGACAGTTTCTATACAGGCCATAAGAATGGGGTCCTTTAATATGGCTGCTGGAAATATACTAGGAAGTAACATATTTAATATTACTATAGTTTTTATAGCTGATCTTTTATACAGAAAGGGCAGTATTTTTCAAAGCCTCACAGAGTTTCATATTATTTCATCGGTGATGTCTCTTGTGGTGTTAATGGTTTTTATGATTGGGGTTCTTTTCAGGAAAAAGAAAATTAAAATAGATTCTTGGATTATCGGTGTAGTTTATATTTTGGCGATGTATATACTTTATTTAAAAAGATATTAA
- a CDS encoding N-glycosylase/DNA lyase, translating to MEKEYFDKIYKVYTDIKDDIEKRLEEFKESWFSGNNEDIHIELSFCILTPQSKARNAWKAITELRDNRLLFTGEEEDIVEYLNVVRFKNNKAKNLVLLREQMKNSGGEIITKDFISKIGNVFEMREWLVKHVRGIAYKEASHFLRNVGFGDDIAILDRHILRNLVRLGVIEEIPKTINGKRYKEIEEKMRKYCSKTSIPMDNFDLLLWYLEAGEIFK from the coding sequence ATGGAGAAAGAGTATTTTGATAAAATATATAAAGTTTATACTGATATAAAAGACGATATAGAGAAAAGACTAGAAGAGTTTAAGGAGAGTTGGTTTTCTGGGAATAATGAAGATATTCATATAGAGCTTTCTTTTTGTATTCTGACACCACAGTCGAAGGCCAGAAATGCATGGAAAGCAATAACAGAATTGAGAGATAATCGTCTTTTATTTACAGGGGAAGAAGAGGACATCGTAGAATATCTAAATGTTGTCAGATTTAAAAATAATAAGGCAAAAAATTTGGTTCTTTTGAGAGAACAGATGAAAAATAGTGGCGGAGAAATAATAACAAAAGATTTTATTTCAAAAATAGGTAATGTTTTTGAAATGAGAGAGTGGCTTGTAAAGCATGTTAGGGGTATAGCTTACAAAGAGGCGAGTCACTTTTTGAGAAATGTGGGTTTTGGGGATGATATAGCTATTTTAGACAGACATATACTGAGAAATCTTGTAAGGTTGGGAGTAATAGAAGAGATTCCCAAGACGATAAACGGTAAAAGATACAAGGAGATAGAGGAAAAAATGAGAAAATACTGCAGTAAAACCAGTATTCCCATGGACAACTTTGATCTTCTTCTGTGGTATCTTGAGGCTGGAGAAATATTTAAATGA